The genomic region GACAATGACAGAGTTTGAAAGTAGCTTTCAGCTTTATTTGTTCTGAAGGCTAAGTGAAAAGACCGGGGAGGTCTCCTGAGAGATAACGTGGAAACAAGGATGTGAGATCATTGCACTTACCCAGAGATCACTGTGCTTTTCCATAGATCACTGTACTTTCCCAGAGAACACAATAATTTCCCAGAGAACACTGTATTTTTCCAGAGATCACTGTGAACTCCCAGAGATCACTATACTCTCCCAGAGATAACTGTACTCTCGCAGAGATCACTCTACTCTCCCAGAGATAACTGTACTCTCGCAGAGATCACTGTACTTTCCCAGAGATCACTGTACTCTCGCAGAGATCACTAtactctcccagagatcactgTATTTTACAGAGATCACAGAACTTTCCCAGAGAGCACTGTAATTTCCCACTGCCTTTCCCTGTTAATTGAGGAGTAATCCAGTTCGATTTTGAGCTCCCTCAAAGCAGCACAACTTGGGTTGGGAACAAGGTTGTGCAGTGGATTGTAGCTGTGATACTTTGGCCCCAAACCTTTGCTGTATTTGACCCATAAATCATGAAGCTTATATAAGGGGGGGAAAGTAGACCAATGATTGAAAACAGATAAGACCCATTTATTATTGGTCATTGTTAATGTCACTGACCTGAGGAAGATTACTTCCATAAAGAATATCAATTATGTCTTTTAATAAAAATATGACTGAGGTTGCATTCCAACAAGGAACCAATTGCAGAGTTGTGATTGATTCAGCAAATCGTGCAAATGTGCACCTTACCTGACTGAGTGCAATAACAGAAACTCCTGtgattataaatttgtattttacaaaATTAGCAACTTTTGTACTCGGGGTAGTTTAGAAGCAGTACTGTCAGTTAAATCATTACAATTTTAAACTAAATCGTGGAATAAACAAAATTTTCAGGATGGGATTGACGTTGTGCCCCTCATAAGTAAAAATAAAGAATACAGGAAGTGAAATTCGACATCTCGATTTTCAATATTGGACAATGTTAAGCGACGACACACCAGCGACTTGGCCATTTGTACATATTCTGCTCTATATTAAACTCTGGAAAACATTCTATGTATTAACGGCAATAAGTGGTTCCTgaaaacatatgaacatacaaaaatgaaggGTAGGAAAAGGCCAGCAGATCCATCAAGGCTGCCCCACatgcatgatggctggagcatcacaaCTGGACCTATCCTACCTCCCCAAAGCCATGTTATCTCCTGCGATCTCCGTCAATCCACTGTGAGACCACAACTTGTCCTTCACAGTGGAGAAGAGCTCAGTGATCCAAACCTTCTCATTATTTTCactgcctgctctctcaggttTCAGGGCTGGTCTCCCAGGCGATGTCGGAGCAGAGTGCACTTCAATCAAATCGACTCTCCGTTAGAAGTGTCATTTTCCTGACTGCAAGATAGCCAGGATTTTGTAAAAAATCCTTCTCACAGTCCATCCAATAAGCAACCTGGAAATATTATTCCTACTGAGTTTTGAGTTGTACAACCGACTTACATTGAGAACCACGAGCGTGTGTACAGTTACAGCATTGAATCAAATGTGTTTGTTGCATTTCCACAATGAGCAATATATCCACTTCTTCACTGAATGTGGTGAACATTGGAAGTGGATTTCACGATAATTTTCTTTTCTGATGTGATCTTCAATGTTTTTACTTTAAAAAGGAGTGACATTCTCTTGGAGTTGAGGACGAGAGTGAAGCTGGACTAAATGCTGTGGATATTTTCACTTTAAAAATGCATGATTTTTATTCCAGGTTTCCTTTAGTCAACTGAGATGATATAGAAATGAGAACCTTGGATTTCATTCATGGGACAAGCAGCCCTCATTCATAGTGACTTACATTTTGATGCTCACTTTCATGAAGTCCATGCATTGTATTGTCAATATTATGGACAACATTCATTCCTAAATCTGCATTTACTGAATTGAAATCAATTCATTAGCTGAGATCAAAGAATAAAATACTCGGCATGAAACCCCAGCCTGAGACTTCCATGAGATTTCTCTGTGATTTCCACGATAATCCAAAAGTAAATGACAAACTCGTTTGTTCAGTGGAGGAGATTTTATTAATCTTAAGACTATTTCAGAGAGACAAAATCATGTTTCTCAAGAATAATCTAGAAGTCCCTCATGCGCCTGAAAGATCCGATAGTTGAGCTGTAGCCACCCCAGTCACTGAATCTCCTGTATTCACCGGGTCTCATGAAGTACTGACGGCCTCTGTAGTTGGGATGTTCATAGAAGGTCCAGTAACCGTCCATCACATGGCAGGAGTGAATGTCACGGGAGCGGAAACGATCGTAGACAGATGGACAGTCATCCATGAATTCCATCATCTGTCCTCCAAAGTCAGGCCTCTCGTAAATCCTCATTCTGTGGTTTCCACCTCTGTACTGTAATATAAAAAGACCATATTAGTGAAGAAACTATAAATGTTCAGTGTCTAGAAAGACAGCCTCCTGGTGAGAAGGGAGCTTAAGAAAGATTACAGATGATGTTTCTGAATAGCAAGAGACCGTTCAGTGACATCCATTGAAGCAGCAGATTCTCTGCTCACTGAAGTCACCAAGCAGCTCATGTGTAATTGATAAGATAAGATGCCTAAGTTCTGAGACTCGCTGTAGATGGTATTTTTACATTCCAAACTTCCAATCGAACAATTAGGCTTTAAGTTCTAATTGGTTAATTATTGTGAATTAATTCATCCAATTATATTCTCGCATTTTATTGAAACTTTGGACCGGTGCACAGATCATGGGCATCATTTTGACTCCCAGCCGGGAATTGGGCGGGGGGGCTCAAATTGCGGAAagaaaacccagaagtacggcTTCCCTGGACATCCTCACGatattgacgtaaggacgtcttttttgtgttcgtttgccgtccgactgactcgcctgattgacaggctggtctcaatcAGATGGGAaaacagccagggagaggatgcgttcatgtaagtcttcaggtaaatcTTTATTTGTATGGGTGTGGGGGGGCATGGGGGACAGGGTTGGCACAGGGGGCATTCGAGCACAGGAGCATGGGGGCACAGCATCATGGGCCACAGGGGCATGGGGACTCAGGGGCCATGGGTTGGCATGAGGCATGGGTTGGCACATGGACATGGGTTGGCATGGTGCATGCATTGGCaagggggcatgggttggcagagGACTCCTGGGGGGAGTCAGTCAAGGgcaggagggatcgggggtcagtcacagaTGTCCATGAAATTTGGAGGGGTTGGGGGTCATAGTGGGCGTCCGTGATTGTTGGGGGCAGGATCGtttttgggggttgggggtctgcgatcattgagGGTGAGCGGAGATCGGGGGCAGGGATTCCTGACTGTGGGGAAGGGTCGGGGTTCGGGGGCACGTGTCCGCTATCATTGGGAGACGGTTCGGGATCATCGCGGGGGTTCAGCTATCATTGGGggttcactgcaggtaggctggttgggcctgggggaagcattcctgctcctccgaacCCACAAGCTGTGTCAGTAAGGCACCTATCTGTTAGTCTCGGACCTCCTAGCCTCCTTTCAAGTGGCAGAAAAGAGAAGCCCCAGAAATCTCAGCCCCTCGGGGTTGAAATCagaaactagaatcatagaatcatagaatcatagaagttacaacatggaaacaggcccttcggcccaacatgtccatttcgcccagtttataccactaagctagtcccaattgcctgcacttggcccatatccctcgatacccatcttccccatgtaactgtccaaatgctttttaaaagacaaaattgtacccgcctctactactgcctctggcagctcgttccagacactcaccaccctttgagtgaaaaaattgcccctctggatccttttgtatctctcccctctcaccttaaatctgtgccccctcgttatagactcccctacctttgggaaaagattttgactatcgaccttatctatgcccctcattattttatagacttctataagatcaccccttaacctcctactctccagggaataaagtcccagtctgtctaacctctccctgtaagtcaaaccatcaagtcccggtagcatcctagtaaatcttttctgcactctttctagtttaataatatcctttctataatagggtgaccagaactgtacacagtactccaagtgtggcctcaccaatgccctgtacaacttcaacaagacatcccaactcctgcattcaatgttctgaccaatgaaaccaagcatgctgaatgccttcttcaccaccctatccacctgtgactccactttcaaggagctatgaatctgtactcctagatctctttgttctataactctccccaacgccctaccattaacggagtaggtcctggcccgattcgatctaccaaaatgcatcacctcacatttatctaaattaaactccatctgccattcatcggcccactggcccaatttatcaagatcccgttgcaatcctagataaccttcttcactgtccacaatgccaccaatcttggtgtcatctgcaaacttactaaccatgcctcctaaattctcatccaaatcattaatataaataacaaataacagcggacccagcaccgatccctgaggcacaccgctggacacaggcatccagtttgaaaaacaaccctcgacaaccaccctctgtcttctgtcgtcaagccaattttgtatccaattggctacctcaccttggatcccatgagatttaaccttatgtaacaacctaccatgcggtaccttgtcaaatgctttgctgaagtccatgtagaccacgtctactgcacagccctcatctatcttcttggttaccccttcaaaaaactcaatcaaattcgtgagacatgattttcctctcacaaaaccatgctgactgttcctaattagtccctgcctctccaaatgcctgtagatcctgtccctcagaataccctctaacaacttacccactacagatgtcaggctcactggtctgtagttcccaggcttttccctgccgcccttcttaaacaaaggcacaacatttgctaccctccaatcttcaggcacctcacctgtagcggtggatgattcaaatatctctgctaggggacccgcaatttcctccctaacctcccataacgtcctgggatacatttcatcaggtcccggagatttatctaccttgatgcgcgttaagacttccagcacctccctctctgtaatatgtacactcctcaagacatcactatttatttccccaagttccctaacatccatgcctttctcaaccgtaaataccgatgtgaaatattcattcaggatctcacccatctcttgtggttccgcacttagatgaccttgttgatccttaagaggccctactctctccctagttacccttttgccctttatgtatttgtagaagctctttggattcacctttgcctgatctgccaaagcaatctcatatcccctttttgccctcctgatttctctcttaactctactccggcaatctctatactcttcaagggatccacttgatcccagctgcctatgcatgtcatatgcctccttcttatttttgactagtgcctcaatctcccgagtcatccaaggttccctacttctaccagccttgcccttcactttataaggaatgtgcttaccctgaaccctggttaacacacttttgaaagcctcccacttaccagacgtccctttgcctgccaacagactctcccaatcaacttctgaaagttcctgtctaataccatcaaaattggcctttccccaatttagaattttaacttttgggccagacctatccttctccatagctatcttaaaactaatggaattatgatcactggtcccaaagtgatccctcactaacacttctgtcacctgcccttccttatttcccaagaggaggtcaagttttgccccctctctagtcgggccatccacatactgaatgagaaattcctcctgaatgcactcaacaaatttctctccatccaagcccctaatgctatggctgtcccagtcaatgttgggaaagttaaagtcccctactattaccaccctatttttcttgcagctgtctgtaatctccttacatatttgctcctcaatttcccgttgactatttgggggtctgtagtacaatcctatcaaagtgatctctcccttcttatttttcagttctacccatatggactcagtgggcgaaccctcggatatatcccctctcactactgccgtgatgttctcccgaatcaagaacgcaactccccctcctctcttacctcctgctctatctttcctatagcatctgtaccctggaacattgagctgccagtcctgcccctcccttagccatgtttcagtaatagctataacatcccagtcccatgtacccatccatgccctgagttcatctgccttgcccatcagacttcttgcattgaaataaatgcagtttaatctagacttcccttggtctttgccctgctttctcagaccatctgtccggtcatgttctgtacactctcccttactgccttttgtttctgtcaccactttatttcccactgacttcctgcatcggttcccatccccctgccacattagtttaaaccctccccaacagcactggcaaacactccccctaggacattggttccagtcctgcccagatgcagaccgtccaatttgtactggtcccacctcccccagaaccggttccaatggcccaggaatttgaatccctccagcttgcaccatctctcaagccacgtattcatcttagctatcctgtcattcctactctgactaacccgtggcactggtagcaatcctgagattactacctttgaggtcctactctttagtttaactcctaattccctaaattcagcttgtaggacctcatcctgttttttacctatatcgttggtgcctatatgcaccacgacaactggctgttcaccctccccctccagaatgtcctgcagccgctccgagacatccttaacccttgcaccagggaggcaacataccatcctggagtctcggttgcgtccgcagaaacgcctgtctattccccttacaatcgagtcccctatcactatagctctgccactctttttcctgccctcctgtgcagcagagccagccacggtgccatgaacctggccactgccaccttcccctggtgagtcatctccgccaacagtatccaaaacggtatacctgttttggagggagatgaccgcaggggacccctgcactgccttcctactcttcctctgtctgttggtcacccattcactatctccctcagtaatttttatctgcggtgtgaccaactcactgaacgtgctatccacgactttctcagcatcgcggatgctccaaagtgagtccatccgcagctccagagccgtcaagcggtcaaacaatagctgcagctggacacacttcccgcaggtgaaggaatcagggatacaggaaggagccctgaattcccacatcccacaagaggaacatgacacggcgctgggatctcctgccatgacttaacccttaaattagcttaagaacaactacaatgtcaagagaaaaaaaaaggaaagaaaaactacttaccactccctttaaggagtttactcctttaaattgttctcaatttagagaatgttaactacactagggaccttgattcactgtgGAAAATTGGAGGCCTGCAGCGTCAATGAAAGGTTTTAAAGTCTGACCAGCCTCCTGGGAGTGGCTTGGCCACccaccccctcatcccacccCGGTAAAAAGGTGGAATGGGGGTGGGttaggggtgggtctgaaatggttgagaTTTTGAAAGCCCccaccactcccaacccacccgtttttcattaCTAAAAGCGTGCGCAATATTTCACCTAGTCTTTTAAGTTTGGATAATTAAACTGTTCATAACCAAGCTATGTATCTTCATTGTCATGACAAATATCAGGTCATTTCGATATACCACACACAAAGCCTTAATACAAGTGAAAACAGCTGAAGTGTTTTCCCATTTGACATTGACAAACTCAATTGCTCAGCGAGTTGTCATTAATTTGTCCTCAATCTGGGTCAAATATAAAAATCATAAAAGGTAACTTACATATGGGTATGTGCGACATGACCTGATGTTGTCATTGAATCCCATCCAGCGCTGGTAGTCAGGATATTCTCCCCTGCTCAGAACATACTGATATCCCATGTAATTGGGTCTCTCATACACCACCCACCAGTCACTCTCAACACGGATGGAGTTGCAACGGCTGAAGTAAGAGGACAGGTCAGCATAGTCAGTACTGCACTCGTAGTGCCGACCCTGGAAGTTCCTGTCTTCATAAAAGATGATCTGTGGAAAGATATAGATTTGCAAGTTAATAAATTCTCAAATTAGAAGATTGAAGAATTATAATACAGAGTATAAAATCTGAGTTCTCCTTGCCTTTCCCATTTTGAGCTCACAGTTAGACTGAATGTTTCATTGCTTCACACAGCTTGGTATTTATATGCTGGGCAGAAAGGCCTCTCTGGGCTGTATCTTTGTTATTCTAATGATTCAGGATTGAAACTCAACAAAAATCATCAAAGCACATGTTGCATTCATTGTAGAAAAACACCTGAAAGATGCCTGATGTGTCATTTATTCTTTCCCCTTGGCCTTCCtgtcattttaattgttgtttgaaCAAAGCACTTCTGGGACAATCACAGATACAAAGTCACTCAGGTCTGTTTCAAATAGTTTGGTGTAACCGCCTGGTTCTGCTCCCAAACTGGCAATGAAGACAGAGATATCCAGAGCATGTCGATTCGGTTATTGCCTTGTGCACATCTGGTTGATGTATAATTACGAGTGAGTTTAGTTTCCAGATTGCACCACTGCCCCCTCCCAAAATCCTTCATTCAATGATGTCACGGCCGGCATCAATCTGATGACATTATTGCCTTCATGGGCAACCATATTGTGGGTGGTGTTTATTAACACAAATTACAGATCATACATTGTTTATTTAGTTGAAACAGAGTCTTTGATAGAAACTTACTGTCTGCTTTTTTGTTTTTCAGTCAGCGACAACTAATAGGAATATTCAAATAAGTAAGAGAACGATGGAAATTTAAGATGTGGAAACCAACGTCAGAGATTGAAAGGAGCTTTCAGCTTTCATTGTCCTGAAGGCAAAGTGTTAAAGACCGGAGTGTTCTCCTTAGAGATAACTTGGAAAAAAGGATGTGAGATCATTGCTCTTTCCCAGATATCACTGTGCTTTTCCATAGATCACTGTACTTTCCCAGAGATCACTGTAATTTCCCAGAGAACACTGTGCTTTTGCATGGagcattttaatctctatgggaTCATTGTACTTTCCCAAAGATCACTGTACTTTCCCAGCGAACACAAAAATGAAGGGTTGGAAAAAGCCAACAGATCCATCAGGGCTGCCCCACacgcatgatggctggagcatcacaaCTGGACCTTTTCTACCTCCCCAAAGCCATGTTATCTCCTGCTATCTCCATCAATCCACTGTGAGACCACAACTTGTCCTTCACAGTGGAGAAGAGCTCAGTGATCCAAACCTTCTCATTATTTTCactgcctgctctctcaggttTCAGGGCTGGTCTCCCAGGTGATGTCGGAGCAGAGTGCACTTCAATCAAATCGACTCTCCATTAAAAGTGTCATTTTACTGACTGCAAGATAGCCAGGATTTCGTTAAAAATTCTTCTTGCAGTCCATCCAAGAAGTACCCTGGAAATATTATTCCTCCTGAGTTTTG from Heptranchias perlo isolate sHepPer1 chromosome 7, sHepPer1.hap1, whole genome shotgun sequence harbors:
- the LOC137324033 gene encoding gamma-crystallin S-1-like, translated to MACIRGSSRKWQRTVSIPQTILSPTATTFLFTPPHLNGLVHHDAVVSLLALHAVPRLSTRIIFYEDRNFQGRHYECSTDYADLSSYFSRCNSIRVESDWWVVYERPNYMGYQYVLSRGEYPDYQRWMGFNDNIRSCRTYPYYRGGNHRMRIYERPDFGGQMMEFMDDCPSVYDRFRSRDIHSCHVMDGYWTFYEHPNYRGRQYFMRPGEYRRFSDWGGYSSTIGSFRRMRDF